Proteins found in one Labeo rohita strain BAU-BD-2019 chromosome 11, IGBB_LRoh.1.0, whole genome shotgun sequence genomic segment:
- the slc1a8a gene encoding LOW QUALITY PROTEIN: excitatory amino acid transporter 5 (The sequence of the model RefSeq protein was modified relative to this genomic sequence to represent the inferred CDS: substituted 1 base at 1 genomic stop codon), whose amino-acid sequence MHDGLIPCXKKLRFALLRYSQRLAMEELLIPADTEEAPPEPAIIFSPAGPAKTPLERMKNFMASTFSVSVREYVKDYIRQNGLLTLSVLAVITGCILGFMLRGLELSTQAKIYFSFPGELLMRILKMLILPLITSSLMSGLSSMESKACCRMGVLTVTYYLWTTFIAVVVGIVLVLIIKPGYGTHMESSRLGGGQVITSADALLDLVRNMIPSNLIEATFQQYKTDIIPVLKTPVNTGRPNFVYLMPDEENPKGRTVLLELTPPPDIDYKTRPSSSQQMNVLGIVIFSATMGLLLGKMGERGAPLVSVCQCINECVMKIINAAVWYFPFGIIFLVAGKILDMSDPSTLGKKLGWYGVTVMAGLFVHGLILLPFFYFILTRKNPFTYIRGLLQAMVIALATSSSSATLPITMKCLLENCRVDRQIARFVLPVGATINMDGTALYEAVAAIFIAQVNEYELDFGQLVTISITATAASIGAAGIPQAGLVTMVIVLTSVGLPADDITLIVAIDWILDRFRTMINVLGDALAAGIIGHLCRKDFPPDRAAKAYGASQESQTAQNMENVPLTEVPLLAGKDCIFEVVGDTVFERPTVYYNICQV is encoded by the exons ATGCATGATGGCTTAATCCCTTGTTAGAAAAAGTTACGCTTTGCCCTCCTGCGTTACTCGCAGCGTCTCGCCATGGAGGAGCTACTGATACCCGCAGATACCGAAGAGGCGCCGCCCGAGCCTGCTATCATCTTCTCTCCAGCGGGACCGGCTAAAACCCCACTGGAGAGGATGAAGAACTTCATGGCAAGCACGTTCTCGGTCAGCGTCAGAGAGTATGTAAAGGACTACATCAGGCAAAACGGGCTGCTGACGCTCTCGGTTCTAGCCGTGATCACAGGATGCATTCTGGGCTTCATGCTGAGAGGTCTGGAGCTCTCCACACAG GCAAAAATCTATTTCTCCTTCCCTGGTGAGCTGCTCATGCGGATACTTAAAATGTTGATTCTTCCCCTAATCACCTCCAG TTTAATGTCTGGACTGTCATCTATGGAGTCAAAGGCCTGCTGCAGGATGGGGGTGCTGACAGTCACTTACTACCTTTGGACCACGTTCATTGCAGTAGTGGTCGGCATTGTACTCGTTCTTATCATCAAACCTGGCTATGGGACACACATGGAGAGCAGTAGACTGGGAGGTGGACAAGTAATAACATCTGCAGATGCGCTGCTGGATCTGGTCAG GAATATGATCCCCTCCAATCTCATTGAAGCCACATTTCAGCAG TATAAAACAGACATCATTCCAGTCTTAAAAACACCAGTGAACACAGGACGCCCAAATTTTGTCTACTTGATGCCTGATGAAGAAAATCCAAAGGGTCGGACGGTGCTGTTGGAGCTAACGCCACCTCCAGACATCGACTATAAGACCCGTCCAAGCAGCAGTCAGCAGATGAACGTACTCGGCATTGTTATTTTCTCAGCCACGATGG GTCTCTTACTTGGTAAAATGGGTGAACGGGGAGCTCCTCTGGTCAGCGTTTGCCAGTGCATCAATGAGTGTGTGATGAAGATTATTAATGCGGCCGTATG GTATTTTCCTTTTGGGATCATCTTCCTTGTGGCTGGCAAAATCCTGGATATGAGTGATCCCTCCACACTTGGGAAGAAGCTGGGCTGGTACGGGGTAACGGTCATGGCAGGCCTGTTTGTGCACGGCCTCATCTTGCTTCCATTCTTCTATTTCATTCTGACACGGAAAAATCCTTTCACATACATCAGAGGGCTTCTGCAAGCCATGGTCATCGCCCTCGCCACATCATCCAG TTCTGCAACGCTGCCCATTACAATGAAATGTTTGCTGGAGAACTGCCGAGTGGACAGGCAGATTGCCCGGTTTGTGCTGCCAGTGGGAGCCACCATTAACATGGATGGAACGGCGCTTTATGAAGCAGTCGCTGCTATTTTCATTGCCCAAGTCAACGAGTACGAACTGGATTTCGGACAGTTGGTCACCATCAG TATAACAGCGACCGCCGCCAGCATAGGTGCCGCTGGAATCCCTCAGGCAGGCCTTGTAACCATGGTGATAGTGCTGACATCTGTTGGATTGCCTGCAGATGACATCACACTGATTGTGGCCATTGATTGGATCTT AGATCGCTTTCGAACAATGATCAATGTACTAGGAGATGCTCTGGCAGCTGGAATCATTGGCCACTTGTGTCGAAAAGACTTCCCACCTGACAGAGCG GCTAAAGCATATGGAGCTTCACAGGAGAGCCAGACGGCTCAAAACATGGAGAATGTGCCTTTAACTGAAGTACCACTGCTGGCCGGCAAAGACTGTATATTTGAGGTGGTCGGGGACACTGTTTTCGAAAGACCTACAGTCTACTACAATATATGTCAGGTCTGA